In a single window of the Arachis hypogaea cultivar Tifrunner chromosome 6, arahy.Tifrunner.gnm2.J5K5, whole genome shotgun sequence genome:
- the LOC112756124 gene encoding vacuolar protein sorting-associated protein 36-like, translating to MSGNFLPPVQLTASGRPVLQRNEIECFYLSSVDLISEDEPTTIPFPNLKSGLLILTSHRLLWISDSSSSEITGAFAVPLAAISHIFSHKKSIKSMFASPRIRFQLSLTPDGRVSGHGLRSVVATIVLRGKGDCDAFLTKFWENWRARAWEDDGPAPGSSSGSGFSSNSGSAPASSGIYSSDGTVRMVGVAGILRKEQEMWESTDKSLQDAFQDLNALMSKAKEMVMLAEKMRQKLLSGSTSQTNASNDEEMGTKEEMQDWLLSVGIISPVTKESAGAMYHQQLSRQLADFVKVPLERAGGIVNLIDIYCLFNRARGTELISPDDLLQACSLWEKFDVPVVLRKFDSGVMVIQNKSHSDEEVFTKIKVLVMKPDTLRAGISASDAARTLGVAPAMAKEHLLSAESKGLLCRDISADGFRFYINLFTEIDRDDLHLVKDHGIYATWVRANHAPQ from the exons ATGTCCGGTAACTTCCTGCCGCCGGTGCAGCTCACCGCAAGCGGCCGGCCGGTTCTCCAACGGAACGAAATCGAATGCTTCTATCTCTCTTCTGTGGACCTTATCTCCGAAGACGAACCCACCACCATCCCCTTCCCTAATCTCAAATCGGGCCTCCTTATCCTCACGAGCCACCGCCTCCTCTGGATTTCCGATTCTTCCTCCTCCGAAATTACCGGCGCCTTTGCCGTCCCCCTCGCCGCAATTTCCCACATTTTCTCCCACAAGAAGTCCATCAAGTCCATGTTTGCTTCGCCGAGGATCCGCTTCCAGCTGTCGCTGACGCCGGACGGTAGGGTTTCGGGCCACGGTTTGAGATCGGTGGTAGCAACGATTGTTTTGAGGGGCAAGGGGGACTGTGATGCCTTCCTCACCAAGTTTTGGGAGAATTGGCGCGCCAGGGCCTGGGAGGATGACGGGCCTGCTCCGGGCTCCAGTTCGGGCTCGGGTTTCAGTTCGAATTCAGGTTCGGCTCCGGCTTCGAGTGGTATTTATTCGAGCGATGGGACTGTGAGGATGGTGGGAGTGGCAGGGATACTGAGGAAGGAGCAGGAGATGTGGGAGAGTACTGATAAGAGCTTGCAGGATGCATTTCAAGATTTGAATGCTCTCATG AGCAAGGCCAAAGAGATGGTAATGCTAGCAGAAAAAATGAGGCAAAAACTTTTGTCTGGCTCAACTTCTCAAACCAATGCATCTAATGATGAGGAGATGGGTACGAAGGAAGAGATGCAAGATTGGTTGTTGAGTGTTGGTATAATATCCCCCGTTACCAAAGAGTCTGCGGGTGCTATGTATCATCAACAGTTATCCCGTCAG TTGGCAGATTTTGTCAAAGTTCCACTTGAGAGAGCTGGAGGAATAGTCAATCTTATTGATATTTATTGTCTCTTCAATCGCGCTCGTGGCACAG AGTTAATCTCACCTGATGATTTGTTACAAGCATGTTCCCTGTGGGAGAAGTTTGATGT ccCCGTGGTTCTACGTAAGTTTGACAGTGGAGTCATGGTAATACAGAATAAGTCCCACAGTGATGAGGAG GTTTTCACTAAAATCAAGGTGCTTGTTATGAAGCCCGATACTCTTCGGGCTGGAATAAGTGCTAGTGATGCTGCAAGGACACTTGGAGTTGCCCCAGCAATGGCGAAGGAGCATCTTCTGTCTGCTGAGAGCAAGG GTTTGCTATGCAGAGATATAAGTGCGGATGGATTTCGTTTCTATATTAACCTGTTCACCGAGATTGATCGAGATGATTTGCATTT AGTTAAAGATCATGGAATATATGCCACATGGGTAAGGGCAAACCATGCACCTCAATAG